In the genome of Primulina eburnea isolate SZY01 chromosome 13, ASM2296580v1, whole genome shotgun sequence, the window CAAAAATGAAGACATCGACACTTTCTAGACAGATTCATGTATGAATCttgtaaataaatatattattttcagaATATAAATTCGAATCTTATAACTTATTACATTGGGTGGATGACTGCTGTAATTGCTCCCCGGTTCCACCACTTTTGGTCCCCCTGGTCCAAGCATCATGAATTTCCTCGAACTTTCCATGGCCCTTTTTCAACAGCATCTACTTCTATAAAAACCCGATCCCTTCTTCTATTCGAAAAGTTTCAGTCAAACTTTTGGTCTCTATCTTTCTTTTCAGTTGCTGGGAACCTGTCCAGATTCAATCTTTGATATTCTCATCCAAGGTACACGAAAATTTTTGGATTTGTGGGGAAATTGCGTTTGGTTTTCGGGGAAaaaattttattctattttagGGGAGTCGTTTGCTTGGGTGGATCTTATAGTGTCAAATTTCAAGATTTTGCTGTTTAACTAGCTGGAATAGAAGTGGAGTTGAGATTGAGTTTGGGATGAATACTGCAGTCCATCAATACTCGGTTGCTACGGAAGATTTTCAATTTAATCACCGCGCAAAACCAAATTTTCCTGAAGAAAATCGATCAAATGAATATAACTTCAACCATGAATTTGATGGATTTCCAGTTAACACAAAAGGGTCGCCCCCTGCTGATGAATCTTCGTCTGAGGGGGAAACTTCTACAGAAATTGATTATTCTGATGCAATGCTTAAGTTCATAAACCATGTGATTATGGAAGAAATAGACTTAGAAAACAAGCCTTGTATGCTTCTTGATTCTTTGGCTCTCCAAGCCACCGaaaaattattgtatgatgttCTTAACAACGATCTTGGTGAAAATCCCGGAAGCCCAAGTGATAATTTTACGAAAAGTATGAGTAATTGTGTTAATGCAAGCTCCTCTGATGCCACCAGTTTTATTGAGTCCAATTGGAATACTCAAAATCAATGGGAGTTTGAATCCTTTATTACTGCCCCTTCGTCTGATTCACAGTCATTTTTTGATTCCTCGAAAAGGATCATTAGTCATGGTGTTTTTACACTGGATGGCCCTCCATTGAGTCAATTTTCGGTTTCCAATTCATTGAGTGAGAGCCAGGAATTCCAGCTTAGTGGTAACTTTGTTAGCCATTCCTTAGAAACTAAGGATAAAAACGATTATTGTACGGAAATCGTGGGAAGAGACGAATTTGACTGTTCTCCAAATAGTTCAAATGAGAAGAAGAACCGTGGTAGAGGAGATGGTGATTTTCTGGAAGAGTATCGGACTTGCAAACAAGTGGCTGACGATCTAGGTGAAGTGGAGCCACTGGAGATGTATGATAACGtgttgctttgttcaaataCAGAAAACCCCCTGATGCCTTCCCATGATGAAGTCAAGAAAAGTGAATCAACAAAGAAATCCCGAAAAAAGGATAAATCTAAAGATTCAAACAAAGGAAATTCGAAAGGAGGCAAAAAGAGAGGCGAGGAGAAAGAAGTGGTGGATTTGAGAGGCCTATTGATACAATGTGCACAAGCTGTTGCAAGTTTTGACAGAAGGACCTTCAATGGTCTCTTAATCCGCATAAGGCTGCATTCCTCTCCTCATGGTGATGGCTCGGAAAGGCTGGCTCACTATTTTGCCAATGCCCTTGAGGCTCGATTGGCTGGAACTGGGACAGAATTATATGCAGCGATTTCTTCCAGGAGGATATCAGCTGCCATGATTTTGAAAGCTTACAAGACTTTTATCTCAGCATGTCCATACAGGAAGATGTCAAATGTGTTTGCGAACAGGACGATCAAAAAACTAGCCACCAGAGCTACCAGAATTCACATTATTGACTTTGGAATTCTGTATGGCTTCCAGTGGCCCTGCCTGATCCAGGCTCTTTCTAATCGACAGGAAGGACCTCCAAAGCTTCGAATAACCGGTATAGATTTTCCGCAGACAGGTTTTCGGCCAGCAGAGAGGGTTAAGGACACTGGCCACCGTCTTGCAAAATACTGAGATTCAATGTCCCATTTGAGTTTACGGCAATAGCTCAAAAGTGGGAAACCATCAAACTTGAAGATCTCACAATTGACAAAAACGAGCTACTCGTGGTCAATTCTTTGTACCGGCTTCAAAATGTTCCAGATGAGACTGTAACCGTGAACAGCCCGAGAGATGCCGTATTAGATTTGATCAGGAAGATCAGTCCTGATCTGTTCATCCACGGAGTCGTCAATGGGACGTACAACACACCTTTCTTTATTACTCGGTTTAGAGAAGCACTCTTCCACTTCTCCTCCATGTTTGATATGTTTGAGGCTTCCATACCTCGGGAGGACTCTGAAAGGCTTCTTTTTGAGGACCAGATCTTCGGAAAGGAAGTTACGAATATCATAGCTTGTGAAGGCAGTGAGAGGGTCGAGAGGCCGGAGACGTATAACAGTGGCAGGCTAGAAATGTAAGAGCAGGTTTTAGGCAGCTCCCACTCGATCATGAAATTGTGAAACATGTGAAGAACAAGGTGAAGAGGGAATATCACAAGGACTTTTCAGTGGATGAAGATGGGATGTGGATGCTGCAAGGATGGAAAGGTCGCGTCATTCACGGTCTCTCGTATTGGAAGCCTACCAGCAAGTGATCTAACAATGGTACAAGCTATGCTAAGATAGAATTTTCGTGGAGCATAATGTAAGGAGCATGTTTGTAGAGCTCCTGTATTAGTTGTGGATAGTTCTTGTCTATGTATGAAACATTTCGTCTTCTGTATGATTAACAGCTTCTTGCCACATCTGTTTCTGATGTTACCCATTTGTTCCTTCCATAACTTCAACCTTTTTACTGAGTTGTGTTGAGATATCTTACTGGATCGAATACGAGAGATGCAAACTTTATAATGGTGTACCAAAATCTTCATCGCCGAATACAAGATATTTACAATGTGTGATGTACCAAAATCTACCTAAAAATTATAGCAGACGGTAAAGATATCTCAAAAAATTGTTACGTCGTGTAGCATTGCAGTAAGGATAATTGGATAGTCATGGATTCTCAATATAAATAGTTTTAATGGCTAAATGGATGCAACACAACTCTAATATGAGGTAGAGAACGAGAAAATGGCTACTGTTAATAGAGTGAATAGATGGACGATGAAATCCACACATCCGTTAAGCCCAGCAATACAGTTAGGAATTGTAAAAACAACCGTGATGATATATATTTTCCAATACAATGAAGAAATACAGGAAAAAGAATGAGTGAAAACAAGAAGTTTAAATTTATATGTTCTTGATCTAGTAATAGTTTCACCATGTTCAAGCTCTCACACAAGTCTCTAGAGAAACCTTCTCAGAATGGAGAGTATCCATCTTCTCTCTGGCTTCCCACAGCTCTGGCAAGGCCTCCTTCATATTGTGAATGCTTTTCAATGAATAATCTACACCTTTCGTCTTAGGAGAGTTGCCAACCTTGTTCAAAAAATACGAAGTACTCAGCAAAAATGTACACATTTGATACTTTATTGCTCTAGTTTTTCTCCTGTGGGGGAGCGGTGGATTCAGAACCGCCAGAAAGAAGTTTCACATTATTCGACTCACCAGAACGGTTTGTAGGCCAAGGGCTTTTGCTGTTTGTAGATTTCGAATCGAGTCATCAAAGAACAActggaaaaataaattaaatctgtGTTATGTAGTCTAAGGCAAGGTAAAAAGTAGGGTTTTATGATGTAAGCTATATTGTAAAAGTATACAAATGGATGTATCAGTCAGTAAGATATGCCAAGAAAAAACTGGGAATAAAGTATGCTTCATCTCCTACCGTTTTGTGAGGATTAATATCTGCGATCTTAAAAGCTTGTTCAAATGCATTTTCAAATGGCTTGCACACAATCGGCCACTTGGGGAGTCCTAGAACAAGAGAAAATCAAGAAAGCAGTCAAATAT includes:
- the LOC140809956 gene encoding LOW QUALITY PROTEIN: scarecrow-like protein 33 (The sequence of the model RefSeq protein was modified relative to this genomic sequence to represent the inferred CDS: inserted 2 bases in 2 codons) — encoded protein: MNTAVHQYSVATEDFQFNHRAKPNFPEENRSNEYNFNHEFDGFPVNTKGSPPADESSSEGETSTEIDYSDAMLKFINHVIMEEIDLENKPCMLLDSLALQATEKLLYDVLNNDLGENPGSPSDNFTKSMSNCVNASSSDATSFIESNWNTQNQWEFESFITAPSSDSQSFFDSSKRIISHGVFTLDGPPLSQFSVSNSLSESQEFQLSGNFVSHSLETKDKNDYCTEIVGRDEFDCSPNSSNEKKNRGRGDGDFLEEYRTCKQVADDLGEVEPLEMYDNVLLCSNTENPLMPSHDEVKKSESTKKSRKKDKSKDSNKGNSKGGKKRGEEKEVVDLRGLLIQCAQAVASFDRRTFNGLLIRIRLHSSPHGDGSERLAHYFANALEARLAGTGTELYAAISSRRISAAMILKAYKTFISACPYRKMSNVFANRTIKKLATRATRIHIIDFGILYGFQWPCLIQALSNRQEGPPKLRITGIDFPQTGFRPAERVKDTGHRLAKYXRFNVPFEFTAIAQKWETIKLEDLTIDKNELLVVNSLYRLQNVPDETVTVNSPRDAVLDLIRKISPDLFIHGVVNGTYNTPFFITRFREALFHFSSMFDMFEASIPREDSERLLFEDQIFGKEVTNIIACEGSERVERPETYXQWQARNVRAGFRQLPLDHEIVKHVKNKVKREYHKDFSVDEDGMWMLQGWKGRVIHGLSYWKPTSK